The nucleotide window CATCGTCAAGTGGGAGCCCGATGCGCTTGAGCTCGTGCAGGGCGTCGAGCCATTCGCGCACCTGAGCTCGGCGCTCCGCGATTGGGCGCTCGATCCGCGCCTCGTCGAGCCGTCGAAGGACGTGGTGGGCGACGAGCAAATCGCGATGTTCACCGAGAAGCTGAATCTGAAGCGCGCGCACAAGGGCGGTCCAATCGTGCTTCATCAGGACTTCCCGTACTGGTCCGATGTCGCCAAGGTCGCGTCGCGCGTCGCCACCGCGATGATTTTCCTCGATGACGCGAATCGGGAAAACGGATGCCTCGAAGCGGTGCCGGGCAGTCATCGCGAAGGCTTGCAAAAGCGTCGTTCGGTCGAGGGCTTCGGCAGTCTCGAGCTCGATCCCGAAGCGTACGATACGTCGCGATTGGTCGCGCTCGAGGTTCCCGCCGGCAGCGTTGTTTTCTTCGGCCCGTTTTTGGTGCATCGATCGGCGCCGAATCGCACCGACAAGGATCGCCGCGCGCTGCTCTATAGCTATCAGCCTGCCGGCCACCCTCATCTCGGCGAATTGATCAAACTCTTGCCACCGACCGAGCGGCTCTGAATTTTTGCCCTGAGCGTTGGCATGGTCCCTTCTGTCATCCCGAGCGGAGGTTGCCGGAATCCAGGGATCTCGATCCTCAATACCTCGCCCGTTACTTTACGGGAGAGGAGGCCCGCCGCTCTTGTGGCGGGTAGGTGAGGGTTCTGAATCGCTTGTTGGTGCACGAATGCCGAGACGTTGTGTCCGACCTTCCATAGCCGAAAAAAATTCCAAAGGCTCAATTCAACACTTAGTAGTAAAGTGCGGCGGCGAGCGATCCGGAACCCTCACCTACCTCATCGCTTGACAGCGATTCGGCCTCCTCTCCCGTAAAGTAACGGGCGAGGTATTAGAACGCAGCCTTAGCTCAGGATGACGCAGCGGCGGCCGCCTCCGCTCACGAGGACAGCGAGATTACTCCGCGAGCAGCGCGTTCAATCCCTTCTCGTCGAGCACGCGCACGCCGAGATCGTTGGCCTTCTTCAACTTGGAACCGGGCTCGACGCCGGCGACGACAAAATCGGTCTTGCGGCTCACCGACGACGTGACGCGGCCGCCTGCCGCCATGATTTTCCGCTCGGCGTCCTCGCGCGTCATCGATTCGAGCGTGCCCGTCAGCACAAACGTCTTGTCGCGCAGCGCGCCGCGTCCGGCGACTTCCGCGACCGGTTCGATATCGAGCACTTTCTCGAGCCGCCGGACCGCCTTCATGTTGCGCGGTTCGGCGAAGTACTCGACGATACTGCGCGCGACTTCGCCGCCGATATCGCGCACCGAAAGCAGGTCGTCCTCGCCGGCGTGGGCGAGCGCGTCGAGAGTGCGGAACTTGAGCGCAAGCTGACGCGCGGTATGCTCGCCGACGTGGCGGATTCCGAGCCCGTTGATCACGCGGTCGAGCGAAGTTTTGCGCGCGCCCTGGATCGCGTCGAGAATATTCTGCGCGCTCTTGTCGGCCATCCGCTCGAGATCGACGAGCTGCGTCTTGGTCAGCGAAAAGACATCGTCAAGTTCCTTGACCAGGCCCGCCTCGACGAGTTGCGACACCAGCTTGTCGCCGAGCCCTTCGATGTCGAGCCCGGTCTTCGACGCGAAGTGGCGAATCGATTCACGCATCCGCGCCGGACAATTCGCGTTGACGCAGAAGTAACCGACCTCGCCCTCTTCATGTACGATCGACGCGCCGCAGACCGGACAATGCGACGGCATCTCGAACGGCTTCGAGTCCGGTTCCTCTTCGGTGACCTTCACCACGTAGGGAATCACGTCACCGGCGCGCTCGATCAGCACGGTGTTCGCCACTCGGATCTTCTTGTCGCTGATCTCGTTGAAATTGTGCAGCGACGCGTTCGAGATCATGACGCCCGCCAATTGCACCGGGCGCAGTTTCGCGACCGGCGTCAGAAAGCCAGTCCTGCCGACCTGCACTTCGATCCGTTCGACGACGGTCTCGGCCTGCTGCGCCTTGAACTTGTATGCGATCGCCCACCTGGGCGAGCGCGACACTTCGCCAAGTTGCTCCTGCAACGCAAACGAATTGATCTTGGCGACGACGCCGTCGGCATCGTAATCCAGGCTGTGCCGTTTTTCGGTGATCTCGTTCCAGTATTCGAGCACCGCTTCCACTCCGGTGCATATGCGCGAGAGCGGATTGACGCGCAGCCCGAGCGACTTGATGCCCTGCAGAAAATCCCACTGCGATTTGAACGCGATACCCTCGACGACGCCAGGCGAATAGAGGAATACGTCGAGCGGGCGCGACGCGGTGATCTTTGGGTTCAACTGCCGCAGCGAGCCCGCGGCGGCGTTGCGCGGATTGGCGAAGACCGGCTCGCCGGCTTCCTCGCGCGCGCGATTCAGCTTCTCGAACGCCTTGAGCGTCAGAATCGCTTCGCCACGAACTTCAAGCAGGCGTGGTATTTTTCCGTGAGCGGGATTCACAAGTTTGAGCGGCACACTTTTAATCGTGCGAATGTTCGGCGTGACGTCCTCGCCGTTGATACCGTCCCCGCGCGTCGAGCCGACCGTCAGCCGCCCATCTTCATAAACCAGCTCGATACCGAGGCCGTCGAGCTTGACCTCCGCGACGTATTCGATATCGGCTTCGTATTTCAGCAGCCGCTTGATGCGCTTGTCGAACTCGCGCATCTCGTCGGCATTCATCGCGCTGCCGAGCGACATCATCATCTTGCGATGCACCACCACGCCGAACCGGTCGCTGGGCGCGGCGCCGACGCGTTGGGTCGGAGAATCGGGCGTCGCCAACTCGATATGCTCGCGTTCGAGCGCCTCGAGCTTGCGCATCAACTGGTCGTACTCGGCGTCGGAAACTTCGGGATCGTCGAGCACGTAGTAGCGGTAGTTGTGATGATTGATCGCGTCGCGGAGCTTTTCGGCTTCGGCGGCGAGTTTGGCGGAATCCTTCCGGTTCACGGATCGTGTTTTACCCAAGGGCGACCGCGCGAGCCAGCAATGCTATCGCTCGACTGCCGCGCCGCTGACTTCGACGCGCCCTCCTCGAATGTGTCCTAGTCGAGCGCTACCGCGCTTGAGCCGTCGGCATTCCACTGCGCCGGATCGTGGCCGAAGATCAGCGTCGCGCCCGCTCGTTCCATCACGCGGAAGCGCTCGATCACCGCGCGCATCGCGTCGTAGCTATCGGCGAACGGCGGCAGAACCATCTCGTCGAGCACCTTGCGCATGTAACAGGAATCCGCCGTCAGCACGACTTCGCCGCGATCGGTCCGCACCCGCAGAGACTGATGGCCCGCGGTGTGCCCGTAGGTCGGGATCAGCACCACGCTGCCGTCGCCGAACAGGTCGTGCTCGCCGTCGATCAATTGCAATTGATGCCCCAGATCGAAGTCCGCGCGATTGTAGCCGTTGCGCCGCGCGATTTCGGGATTGTCGGCAGCCTCCCATTCGCGCCGCTGCACGACGAGCTTCGCGTTGGGCAGATCCGCGTTGCCGCCGACGTGATCGAAATGCAGGTGCGAGTTGATCAGGTAGTCGATTCGATCGGGCGCGACGTCGATCGCACGCAGGCGTGCGCCTAGTTCCTCGCCCGCCCGGTAATGAATCTTGAATACATCGCCGAGCGATCCGATTCGCGCTGGCCCGTTCTGCAGATCGCGATGAAGCCCGGTGTCGAAAATCGCGCGGCCCTTTGGATGGTCGATCAGGAAACTGGGGATCGGAATCCTGACCCGCCCCGGCTCCTTCGCGAGCAGAAACTTCGTATCGACTTCCAGCGATCCACAAAGCATCGGATGAATATGCACTGCCATATTTCTCGGCTCCTCGATTCCCGCGTCCTGCGACCTTACAACTGTTAGGCAACTCCGCTCATGCGGCCGCGCGATGCCGAAATTGCGGCAGCACCTCGCTGATCAGCATCTGCTGGGAGGTGGCCCACGCCTCGTGCTCCTCGGAAAAATCGAAGGTCAGCACCAGCAGCGTGCCGAAGCCGCCCGCGTCGCCGGTCATGTCGGCGAGCTTCTGGCTGACGGTGCGCGGCGATCCGACCAGCCAGTTGTGCTCGACCAGGTACTCGGGCGTGACGTCGGAATCCGCGACATTCTGATCGTGCTTGAAGAGCGGCATCAGACCGAAGCCGCCGAACAGCGGCAGCAGATATTCGCGATACGCGCGCGCGAGCATCCCGTTCAGCGCGAGCCGCTTTGCTTCCGCGTCGGTCTCCGCGACGTACACCTCGCGCACGATTCGCCAGTCGTTGCGGTCCGGCGTGCGGCCGGTTTTTTCCGCGCCGCGCTCGACCGACGCCCAATGCTCCGCGAGGTACGACTTCGAGATGTTGAGGCTCATCGGCATGAAGCCGCGCTCGCCCGCAATTTCCAGCGTGTCGGATTTGGGCGTCAGGCCGGCGATTCCGATCGGCGGATGCGGTTTCTGATACGGCTTGATGTGGAACTTGAGCGTCTCGTGCATCGTGTCGATGCGATTCACGGTCCAGTATTCGCCGCGATACTCGAACGGCCGGTCGCTTTCCCAGAGCTTCAGAATGATGTCGAGCGCCTCGCGCGTCATCTTGCGATTTTCGCCCGCTTGGCCATCGACGTTGAAGAGCCGCCAGTCGCTCGGCAGTCCGCTCGAACCGACGCCGAACATGAACCGTCCCTTCGCGACGTGATCCAGGTAAGCGACGCGGCAAGCGAGTTCCGCCGGATGATGATACGGCAACAGATGGGCTCCTGGAGCCAGTTTCATGCGCTGCGTGCGGAGCAGCGCCTGCGCGATTAGCAGATCGGGTGCGGGATTGGGCTCCCACGGCGAGCAGAAATGCTCGCCGATCCACGCCTCCGCAAAGCCCGCGCGATCGCACAGTTCGAGATGCTTCAAGTCCCATTCGAAGCCGTCGCTAAGCGATCTTTCCGGCGGATGCGACGGCATCATGAAAATTCCAATGTCCATTTTTCTCCTTGATCGATTCAGCCCATTTCGCTCGTCGCCTTCGCCATTTCTGACTTCGGCGAATCGTGTCAGGCGAGCGGCGCGAGCGTATCGATCTCCTTCAGCTCCTCCGGCGTCATTTTCCAGTTGAGCGCCGCGGCGTTCGCAGTCACCTGCTCGGGACTCGTCGCGCCGCAGATCACGCTCGAGACTTCGGCGTGCGCGGCGAGCCAGCTTACCGCGAGGTCGAGCATCCCGTGCTCGCGGGCGTGCGCGAATTTTTCGAGCCGCTCGAGCGTCGCGAAATTGGCGTCGTTCAACGTCTGATCGGCGAGCCGTTTCATCGCGCCGAAGCGGGTATCCTTCGGAATTTCAGCGCCGCGATGATACTTGCCGGTCAGAAATCCGCTCGCCAGCGGAAAGTACGGCAGGATGCCGACGCCGAAGTGGCGGCAGGCCGGAATCAACTCGCGCTCGATCGCGCGATCGAGCAGGTTGTACTGGTTCTGCGCCGAGATGTACGGCGCGAGCCGGTTCTCCCGCGCGATCGCGGCCGCGTCAGCGAGTTGCCACGATGCGTAGTTGCTGTGTCCGATGTAACGCACCTTGCCCGCGCGCACCAGCGAATCCAGCGCCTCGAGCGTTTCATTCTCCGGCGTCGAGGGATCCGGCATGTGCACCTGGTAGAGATCGATATAGTCAGTGCCGAGCCGGCGAAGGCTGTCCTCGCAGCACGCGATCGCATAGCGCCGCGACGTGCCGCGCAGGTATGGCCCGTCGCCCATCGCCATCCCGAACTTGGTTCCGATGATCACCTCGCGTCGCCGCGCGCCGAGCGCCTTGCCGAGCCACTCCTCAGAGCGGCCGTGGCCGCCGTAAATATCGGCGGTGTCGAAAAATGTGATTCCCTCGTCCAGTGCGCGATGCACCACCGCGAGGCTTTGCTCCTCGTCGATCCGCATGCCGAAATTGTTGCATCCAAGGCCCGCCAGCGAGACCTTCAAACCTGACTTACCGAGATTGCGATATTCCATGATTCACTCGTCGAATCGTTTCGCGCGCGATCTGATTTACGGTTGCCGTTTCAGCGCGTCGAGAATTTTCATGCCCGCCGGTGGATCGATATCGACGCGCATCGTTTCCGTGAGCCGCGCCGCCATCATGTAGTTACCGATCGTGAGAATCACTTCGACCATCTCACGCGGTGAGAGAAATCTCGCCGCGGTCCGCACTGTTTCCTCGCGGGCGCGCACGTTATTGACGACTTCCTCGGCGAGCTTCATCGTCGCGCGATCGCGATCGGTGAAGCATCCGGCGTCGTAGCGATTCGCCGCGATCGCGTCGATCTGATCCTGCTTCACGCCGACCGCGAGCCCGATCGGAACATGCTGAATCCATTCGTATTCGCCGCCCTCGATATGCACTACCTGCAGAATCACGATCTCACGGAGCGCCGCATCGAGTTGCTGCTTGCTCAAGAGCGCGGTGCCGAACTGCAGGAACGGACCGAAGCAGGTTTCGGCGTTCGCGAGCATCTTGAAAATGTTCAGCTTCACCGGCAGGCGCTCGAAGCGCTCCTTGGCGTCGGCGGAAAGCTGGTCGATATTCGCGTACGGTATCAGCGGCATAAAAACCTCCTAGTTGTATTTCCCTCGACTACGCTGCGCTCCGCCTCGGGGCTCGCGGCGCTCGCGCGTCGCGAAAGCTCCGCCTAATGTCAGATCAAACCTTGAGCCGATAGACTCGCGCGGCGGTCCGATGAAACAAATCGGCCTTCTCGCCGGCGCTGAAGGGCGCGGCAATTTTCTTGAACGCGTTCCACAGCACGCCGTACGAGCACGAAATCCGATCGACCGGAAAGTTGCTCTCGAACATGCATCGCGCAGGACCGAACTGCTCGATCGTGTGCAAATAATAGTCGCGCGTCGCCGCCACCAATTCATCCGAAGTCGGCGGCGCGGGCTGTCGATGCCATCCGAAGCCATTGACCGGCATGTTGATCCCGCCGAGCTTGACGACGACGTTGGGGCATCGCGCGAGGTCCGCGATATGCTTCTTCCACTGCGCGAAAATTTCCGCGCGTTTGCCTTCGTAGGGACCGATCGCGAGCGGCCCGCCGAAATGATCGAGAATGATCGTCGTGTCGGGAAACGCTTTCGCAAGATCAGTGAGTTGCGGAATCTGCGGATGATACTGCCATGCGTCGAAACTGAGATTCAGCTTTTTCAGGCGCGCGAAGCCTTCGCGAAATTTCTTCGATTGATACAAATCCGCGGGCGGGTTGGTGTGCGAATTCTGCACCTGCGGACTCGCGTCCCAGCCCGCCGCGTGACGGATACCGCGAAAGCGCGCCGGCGCCGCCGCAATATGCGCCTCGAGCACCGGCGTCACCGCGTCGCCCAGCGCGAGATCGGCGAAGCTCACGATTCCCGCCGCCACGCGCGTCTCGCCGAATCGCCCGCTCGCGCTTTGCGCCGCGATGCCGTTGACGAACTCCGTCTCTCCCACGGGTTTCATCGCCTCGGGCCCGTCCGCGCGATACATCGAAAAGCATTCGACGAACACCGTCGCGAGCACGCGATGCCCCGAGTTGGTGTCGCGCAGGATCTCATCCAGCAGGTAGCGGCTGTCCGGATGGTCCCACAGGTGATGATGCGGATCGATAATCGGCAGCGCGGGTTCGAGCGGCTGCTCAACGACCTGCGCGAGGCGCGCGTCCCGTGCTTCCGCCACTCGTTCTCGTTCGTTGCTTGCCATGCGAGCCATCCTTTATGCAGAGTCGATTCGCAGCGAATCCAGCACCCAAGCCTGCTCAGTTCCAATCGCATAATCAAATGACGCGCGCCATAGCTGCGACCCCATCGAGGCGACGAATCTTTTGGCACAGCGTGTTCGGTAATGTACGGTGATGCGCGATCGAAGCCGTGAGGGGCGGTGGATGCGCGCCAATCTCATTCACCGCACGGGGAGAATTTGAATGCGTGAGAAATTCGAATGCGGCTGATCGTTGCGCTTGCACTGTTCGCCGCGATGTTTCCCGGCGTCGCCCTGGCCGAAGCCGATGTGCATCAACTGGTCGGCAGCCAACTCAGCATCTTATGGGCGATTCCGTTCGCCGGGATGCTGCTCTCGATCGCGCTGTTCCCGCTGATCGCGCCGCATTTCTGGGAACACAACTTCGGCAAGATTGCGATGCTGTGGGCGGCGGCATTCGTGCTGCCGTGCGCGATCGTGTTTGGGCCGTACGCGGCCGCCGCCGAGACGGCGCATACAATCGCGGTCGAGTACCTGCCTTTTCTAATTTTGTTGTTCGCATTGTTCGTAATCGCCGGTGGAATTCGTCTGGTCGGCGACCTGGCCGGGACGCCGCGCACCAATACCGCGATTCTCGCATTCGGCACCATGATCGCCAGCCTGGTAGGCACCACCGGCGCATCGATGTTGCTGATTCGGCCGATGATCCAGGCCAATCGCAATCGACGGCGCAACATTCACGTTTTCATTTTTTTTATTTTTCTGGTCTCGAACATCGGAGGATCGCTGACTCCGCTCGGCGATCCGCCGCTCTTCCTCGGCTTTCTGAAGGGCGTGGATTTTCTGTGGACCGTCAAGCGGATGTTCGCGCCGATGGTGGTCGCGAGCGGTCTGCTGCTCGCGCTCTTCTATGCGATCGATACTTATTTCTGGCGCCAGGAGTCGCATCGGGGCCAGCGCCATACCGGCGACCAGCTCCGAATCGACGGGCTGCATAACGTCTCTTATCTCGCCAGCGTGGTGGGGGCGGTGCTTTTGAGCGGTCTGTGGCACCCGGGGATCGCTTTGCCGATCGGATTCGGCATCGAGCTCGCGCTCGAGGACCTGACGCGCGATATCGTGCTGCTAGTCCTCAGCTACCTGTCGTGGAAAACGACGCCGCGCACGATCCGCATCGAGAATGCGTTCACGTGGATCCCGATCCAGGAGGTCGCGATTCTCTTCGCCGGCATCTTTCTCACGATGATTCCGACGCTTGCGATCCTGCGCGCGGGCCATGAAGGGAGTCTGTCGTCGCTGGTCGCGATGGTCTCCACGTCCGACGGCCGTGCGATCGAGGGCGCGTATTTCTGGCTGACCGGCGGCCTTTCGAGCTTTCTCGACAACGCCCCAACCTACCTCGTCTTTTTCAATCTGGCTGGTGGCGACGCGCACGCTCTGATGGGTCCCGGCAGCCTGACGCTGATCGCAATTTCGGCGGGCGCGGTTTTCATGGGCGCCAATAGTTACATCGGCAACGCGCCCAATTTCATGGTGAAGTCGATTTGCGAGGAGCGCGGAATCAAGATGCCGAGTTTTTTCGGCTATCTGCTCTGGTCGGGCGGCATCCTGTTGCCGCTGTTCGGCTTCCTCACCTGGCTCTTCTTCTGATTCGCGGGCTTCAGGGAGTGGCGTATATCAGCGACGAGTCGGCCGCCCGCGCGCTCATCGAGTCGAGCACCCTTGCCTAAAATGCTGGCGGATGATGCTTTTCTGAGCATCACCATTGATTGCCATAAATTTGCGATTTGATCGATTCGTCAAGATTAGCCCGCGCGTCGCTCTGCAAAGTTCAGTCGTCTCACCTGTTTTCGCGCGGAACGCTTGGTCGAGCTGATGGCTGAAGGAACTAGTAACGAGTCGGTACGGGCATTGCTTTGAGCATCGCGCCACGGCGCTCGCTGCTGGGCTTCTGGCGCAATCAATCGATCACAATGGGAGGACACATGCCCGATGGGCGCAAACAGTAAACAGGGTTGGTACTTATTTTTGTTCCTGGTGGGGTTCACCTTCCTGCCAGCCGGTCTCGCCTATCTCGGCCCCATATTCAGTTTGATCGGGCTTGGATGTCTGATCGCATCGTGCGTCGGCTTCTACCAGATAAAACCGCTCGAACATCAAGTTTCGGCCGAGAAGACCAATCCCGTGCCGGTCCAGGCTCCCACCACCGCCAAGCGGGCCGTCTAGGAGAAAGAGAGGAAATGAAACTCGCAGGAATAATCGTGATTCTGCTCGGTTGGATTATCGCCATCATGAGCCTGACGCTCAGCAACACCGGCGTGCAATTGGCCGTTGTGCTGGCGGGATTCATCATCTCGCTAGTCGGGATTATTGGCGTTCTCAATCGCGCGCACCTCGCAGAAGCGATCTGGAAACAGTGACTCGGAGACGCACATCGATGCTCACAAGAATGACCAAACTTCGACGAAAATTCTCAATCGGAGTGGCGGCCCTATGGATCGCCAGCCTCGCGATACCCGCTGGATTGTCGTTCGCGCAACCTGCGCCCGCAGCCTCACCGGCAGCCGCTCCCACTGCCGCGCCGGTACCGATAACCGACGCCGATTTAAAGGCCATCGCGGGTCCATCCAAGGATGATCTTGCTAAAGGCGATCCCAGTGGCGCGCTGATCGGCACAGTCAACGATATCGTGATCGCCGACTCCGCCAAGGGCTTGACGCTGGCTGACCTGGCCAACATGGCCGGGCAAAACCGAATCGCGATCAATTTCGTATGGACCTTGGTGACCGGCTTCCTCGTCATGTTCATGCAGGCTGGGTTCGCCGCAGTCGAGACGGGTCTCTGCCGCGCGAAAAACGCCAACCACACCATGATGATGAACTTCATGGTGTATGGCTTCGGCATGTTCGCATACTGGGTGATGGGCTTCGCGATCCAGCAGGGCGGATGCGCCGGAGTTACCAACCTGGGCGGCCTGAATCCGCTCAACAGCGAGTTTTCGATTACCGGCATCGGCGGCAAGGCCTGGGGTCTGTTCGGCCAAAAGGGATTTTTTCTCTCGGGCTCGACCTACGACGTCGGCGTGATGGTGATGTTCCTGTTCCAGATGGTGTTCATGGACACCGCCGCGACAATCGTTACCGGCGCCGCCGCGGAGCGCTGGAAGTTCGTTGCGTTCGCAATCTCGAGCATGATCCTGGCCGCCATCGTCTATCCGTTGTTCGGCAACTGGGCATGGGGCGGCGGCTGGCTATCCGCGTTGGGTGCGAACTACAAACTCGGCCATGGTTACTGCGACTTCGCCGGGTCTGGAGTCGTTCACGCTGTCGGCGGTTTGACCGCGCTCGCGGTATCGATGATCATCGGTCCTCGGATCGGCAAGTACACTCGCACCGGCAAGCCCAATCCGATGCCGGGCCACGACATCACGATGGTGCTCATCGGATGCTTCATCCTGGCCTTCGGCTGGTTCGGATTTAATCCCGGCAGCACGCTGGGAGCGTCGGGCGCGGGCAACCTGCGCATCAGCTCCGTCGCGGTGAATACGATGATCGCCGGAGCGCTCGGTTCCTTCGGCTCGGTGCTCTACATGTGGATTCGATTCGGCAAGCCCGACGCCTCGATGGGCGGCAACGGTCTGCTGGCAGGTTTGGTCGCGATCACTGCACCGAGCGGATTTGTGAATACCGTTGGCGCGGCAATTATCGGCTTCGCCGCCGGAATGCTGGTCTGCCTGGCCGTCGAGTTCGTCGAACGCGTGATGCGAGTTGACGATCCGGTCGGCGCGATCTCGGTCCACGGCGCTTGTGGCTTGTGGGGCGTAATCTCTGTCGGGCTGTTTGCTGACGGCACCAGTAACTACGGCGGTAGCTGGAACGGCGTGAACGGCGGCGTTACCGGGCTCTTCTACGGCGATCCAAGTCAGCTCGTTGCGCAATTGGTCGGCTGCGCTACCTTGGTCGGCATCATCTTCACGCTCTCCTACGTCTTCAACGTGATCGTTGATGTCATCGTGGGCCAGCGGGTGGCCGCAAACAGCGAACTTGAAGGTCTCGACCTCCCAGAAATGGGCGCACTCGGCTACCCGGAATTTCAGATCGTAACCCCAGGTCTCGGCCGCTCAATCGAGAACGTGGCGGACTAGGAGGAATAGCAGATGGAAGGGCAACTGGTTTTTGGAATCCTGCTGCTGGTGGTGTTCGCCGTCTGGCAGATGGTCAAACCCGGCAAGAGCATATTCGACGAATAGCTGGGTGAGGGCGTAGGATGCAGGCGG belongs to Candidatus Binatus sp. and includes:
- a CDS encoding phytanoyl-CoA dioxygenase family protein — its product is MGESLRLDAREKRELDEIGFVLRRSVFDAAEVVAIRADCEALVARLEAEQRHAKLTAGSYTFEIQRKLGTIVKWEPDALELVQGVEPFAHLSSALRDWALDPRLVEPSKDVVGDEQIAMFTEKLNLKRAHKGGPIVLHQDFPYWSDVAKVASRVATAMIFLDDANRENGCLEAVPGSHREGLQKRRSVEGFGSLELDPEAYDTSRLVALEVPAGSVVFFGPFLVHRSAPNRTDKDRRALLYSYQPAGHPHLGELIKLLPPTERL
- the ligA gene encoding NAD-dependent DNA ligase LigA; amino-acid sequence: MNRKDSAKLAAEAEKLRDAINHHNYRYYVLDDPEVSDAEYDQLMRKLEALEREHIELATPDSPTQRVGAAPSDRFGVVVHRKMMMSLGSAMNADEMREFDKRIKRLLKYEADIEYVAEVKLDGLGIELVYEDGRLTVGSTRGDGINGEDVTPNIRTIKSVPLKLVNPAHGKIPRLLEVRGEAILTLKAFEKLNRAREEAGEPVFANPRNAAAGSLRQLNPKITASRPLDVFLYSPGVVEGIAFKSQWDFLQGIKSLGLRVNPLSRICTGVEAVLEYWNEITEKRHSLDYDADGVVAKINSFALQEQLGEVSRSPRWAIAYKFKAQQAETVVERIEVQVGRTGFLTPVAKLRPVQLAGVMISNASLHNFNEISDKKIRVANTVLIERAGDVIPYVVKVTEEEPDSKPFEMPSHCPVCGASIVHEEGEVGYFCVNANCPARMRESIRHFASKTGLDIEGLGDKLVSQLVEAGLVKELDDVFSLTKTQLVDLERMADKSAQNILDAIQGARKTSLDRVINGLGIRHVGEHTARQLALKFRTLDALAHAGEDDLLSVRDIGGEVARSIVEYFAEPRNMKAVRRLEKVLDIEPVAEVAGRGALRDKTFVLTGTLESMTREDAERKIMAAGGRVTSSVSRKTDFVVAGVEPGSKLKKANDLGVRVLDEKGLNALLAE
- a CDS encoding N-acyl homoserine lactonase family protein — translated: MAVHIHPMLCGSLEVDTKFLLAKEPGRVRIPIPSFLIDHPKGRAIFDTGLHRDLQNGPARIGSLGDVFKIHYRAGEELGARLRAIDVAPDRIDYLINSHLHFDHVGGNADLPNAKLVVQRREWEAADNPEIARRNGYNRADFDLGHQLQLIDGEHDLFGDGSVVLIPTYGHTAGHQSLRVRTDRGEVVLTADSCYMRKVLDEMVLPPFADSYDAMRAVIERFRVMERAGATLIFGHDPAQWNADGSSAVALD
- a CDS encoding LLM class flavin-dependent oxidoreductase — translated: MDIGIFMMPSHPPERSLSDGFEWDLKHLELCDRAGFAEAWIGEHFCSPWEPNPAPDLLIAQALLRTQRMKLAPGAHLLPYHHPAELACRVAYLDHVAKGRFMFGVGSSGLPSDWRLFNVDGQAGENRKMTREALDIILKLWESDRPFEYRGEYWTVNRIDTMHETLKFHIKPYQKPHPPIGIAGLTPKSDTLEIAGERGFMPMSLNISKSYLAEHWASVERGAEKTGRTPDRNDWRIVREVYVAETDAEAKRLALNGMLARAYREYLLPLFGGFGLMPLFKHDQNVADSDVTPEYLVEHNWLVGSPRTVSQKLADMTGDAGGFGTLLVLTFDFSEEHEAWATSQQMLISEVLPQFRHRAAA
- a CDS encoding aldo/keto reductase, giving the protein MEYRNLGKSGLKVSLAGLGCNNFGMRIDEEQSLAVVHRALDEGITFFDTADIYGGHGRSEEWLGKALGARRREVIIGTKFGMAMGDGPYLRGTSRRYAIACCEDSLRRLGTDYIDLYQVHMPDPSTPENETLEALDSLVRAGKVRYIGHSNYASWQLADAAAIARENRLAPYISAQNQYNLLDRAIERELIPACRHFGVGILPYFPLASGFLTGKYHRGAEIPKDTRFGAMKRLADQTLNDANFATLERLEKFAHAREHGMLDLAVSWLAAHAEVSSVICGATSPEQVTANAAALNWKMTPEELKEIDTLAPLA
- a CDS encoding carboxymuconolactone decarboxylase family protein yields the protein MPLIPYANIDQLSADAKERFERLPVKLNIFKMLANAETCFGPFLQFGTALLSKQQLDAALREIVILQVVHIEGGEYEWIQHVPIGLAVGVKQDQIDAIAANRYDAGCFTDRDRATMKLAEEVVNNVRAREETVRTAARFLSPREMVEVILTIGNYMMAARLTETMRVDIDPPAGMKILDALKRQP
- a CDS encoding amidohydrolase, giving the protein MASNERERVAEARDARLAQVVEQPLEPALPIIDPHHHLWDHPDSRYLLDEILRDTNSGHRVLATVFVECFSMYRADGPEAMKPVGETEFVNGIAAQSASGRFGETRVAAGIVSFADLALGDAVTPVLEAHIAAAPARFRGIRHAAGWDASPQVQNSHTNPPADLYQSKKFREGFARLKKLNLSFDAWQYHPQIPQLTDLAKAFPDTTIILDHFGGPLAIGPYEGKRAEIFAQWKKHIADLARCPNVVVKLGGINMPVNGFGWHRQPAPPTSDELVAATRDYYLHTIEQFGPARCMFESNFPVDRISCSYGVLWNAFKKIAAPFSAGEKADLFHRTAARVYRLKV
- a CDS encoding sodium:proton antiporter, which encodes MRLIVALALFAAMFPGVALAEADVHQLVGSQLSILWAIPFAGMLLSIALFPLIAPHFWEHNFGKIAMLWAAAFVLPCAIVFGPYAAAAETAHTIAVEYLPFLILLFALFVIAGGIRLVGDLAGTPRTNTAILAFGTMIASLVGTTGASMLLIRPMIQANRNRRRNIHVFIFFIFLVSNIGGSLTPLGDPPLFLGFLKGVDFLWTVKRMFAPMVVASGLLLALFYAIDTYFWRQESHRGQRHTGDQLRIDGLHNVSYLASVVGAVLLSGLWHPGIALPIGFGIELALEDLTRDIVLLVLSYLSWKTTPRTIRIENAFTWIPIQEVAILFAGIFLTMIPTLAILRAGHEGSLSSLVAMVSTSDGRAIEGAYFWLTGGLSSFLDNAPTYLVFFNLAGGDAHALMGPGSLTLIAISAGAVFMGANSYIGNAPNFMVKSICEERGIKMPSFFGYLLWSGGILLPLFGFLTWLFF
- a CDS encoding ammonium transporter, whose amino-acid sequence is MLTRMTKLRRKFSIGVAALWIASLAIPAGLSFAQPAPAASPAAAPTAAPVPITDADLKAIAGPSKDDLAKGDPSGALIGTVNDIVIADSAKGLTLADLANMAGQNRIAINFVWTLVTGFLVMFMQAGFAAVETGLCRAKNANHTMMMNFMVYGFGMFAYWVMGFAIQQGGCAGVTNLGGLNPLNSEFSITGIGGKAWGLFGQKGFFLSGSTYDVGVMVMFLFQMVFMDTAATIVTGAAAERWKFVAFAISSMILAAIVYPLFGNWAWGGGWLSALGANYKLGHGYCDFAGSGVVHAVGGLTALAVSMIIGPRIGKYTRTGKPNPMPGHDITMVLIGCFILAFGWFGFNPGSTLGASGAGNLRISSVAVNTMIAGALGSFGSVLYMWIRFGKPDASMGGNGLLAGLVAITAPSGFVNTVGAAIIGFAAGMLVCLAVEFVERVMRVDDPVGAISVHGACGLWGVISVGLFADGTSNYGGSWNGVNGGVTGLFYGDPSQLVAQLVGCATLVGIIFTLSYVFNVIVDVIVGQRVAANSELEGLDLPEMGALGYPEFQIVTPGLGRSIENVAD